A region of Streptomyces sp. WMMC500 DNA encodes the following proteins:
- the rlmB gene encoding 23S rRNA (guanosine(2251)-2'-O)-methyltransferase RlmB → MAGNSQRRGRRTASKKGATKGSGGKGRRSLQGKGPTPPAEHRPGHAKQRAAQARSRRAGARPAARRGGKGSSELVVGRNSVYEALRDGVPATTLYVQQYVDGDDRVRAALQLVADRGDVHLMEAPRPELDRMTDGLNHQGLVLQVPPYEYAHPDDLLDAAADDAADLLAVALDGVTDPRNLGAVVRSVAAFGGHGVVIPERRAAGMTAGAWKSSAGTAARTPVARATNLTRALEAYQKAGVMVVGLAADGDTELPDLDLLDGPVCIVVGSEGKGLSRLVGETCDVRVRIPMPGGAESLNAGVAAGVVLYEAARRRA, encoded by the coding sequence ATGGCCGGGAACAGTCAGCGCCGAGGCCGCAGAACGGCGAGCAAGAAGGGCGCGACCAAGGGCAGCGGCGGCAAGGGCCGCCGGTCCCTCCAGGGCAAGGGCCCCACGCCGCCCGCCGAGCACCGCCCCGGGCACGCCAAGCAGCGCGCCGCCCAGGCGCGGTCGAGGAGGGCCGGAGCCCGCCCCGCGGCGCGCCGCGGCGGCAAGGGCAGCAGCGAGCTGGTCGTCGGGCGCAACTCGGTGTACGAGGCGCTGCGCGACGGCGTGCCGGCCACGACGCTGTACGTCCAGCAGTACGTCGACGGCGACGACCGCGTGCGCGCCGCCCTCCAGCTCGTCGCCGACCGCGGCGACGTCCACCTGATGGAGGCGCCGCGCCCCGAGCTGGACCGGATGACGGACGGCCTGAACCACCAGGGCCTGGTGCTCCAGGTCCCGCCGTACGAGTACGCCCACCCCGACGACCTCCTCGACGCCGCCGCCGACGACGCCGCGGACCTGCTGGCCGTCGCCCTCGACGGGGTCACCGACCCGCGGAACCTGGGCGCCGTCGTCCGCTCCGTCGCCGCCTTCGGCGGGCACGGCGTCGTCATCCCGGAGCGCCGCGCGGCGGGGATGACGGCCGGCGCGTGGAAGTCCTCGGCGGGCACGGCGGCCCGCACCCCGGTGGCGCGGGCGACGAATCTGACCCGGGCCCTGGAGGCGTACCAGAAGGCCGGCGTGATGGTCGTCGGCCTCGCCGCCGACGGCGACACCGAGCTGCCGGATCTCGACCTGCTGGACGGCCCGGTGTGCATCGTGGTCGGCAGCGAGGGCAAGGGCCTGTCGCGGCTGGTCGGGGAGACGTGCGACGTACGCGTACGGATCCCGATGCCGGGCGGCGCGGAGTCCCTGAACGCGGGCGTCGCGGCCGGTGTGGTGCTGTACGAGGCGGCACGCAGGCGGGCGTGA
- a CDS encoding DoxX family membrane protein, with amino-acid sequence MVRVPSEPTRISVDNPSFRVRLGPSSRRALAAAGASAYGGGGLAPALVGAGVGAAAGGVGAAAGAGRRRVPVVWTGRVDDTAAGRLLQAIPRGDAGRQSVPGADATSTQLLPRIDDATQVFPPVEDDATQRLPRIDGSGTPLVRPRLPGDATQVLPRVPQYAGPYGPGAPGAYGPGDGPYDDGRGGDDTPHDLYAEPGGPDAGPGGGRDAGRTRRHGADPVRHAYYPGRRMNLGVVLLPLRIVLGLVSLYAGMGKLSDPLFFDGGEHGSMRSWLDRMDPWFVAEPLYAFGLAHPVGTGLTVAFLQIIVGVLTICGLWQRLAAAVGGLLALGLLVTVAWQTSSAYDATDALFLAAWSPLVIAGAPVYSLDARLAGEAWRTLGPRSELWELRRRVLRRGTVLATVIVGLALLIGSMLGAAVRSSTTVRVPGPDEPPVNHLPGTPLPATPGGKARGGDAGSATPSRDGSAEPGGAASSPGAGAATGTEAGPATESGSVPPEQQPAAPPASQQAPPPPSAENPPPPSDTGSGTDPGAGAGRAESGADGAGSTGGGGPSGGGPSGEGEKEKPRGLVGGLLG; translated from the coding sequence ATGGTGCGGGTGCCGAGCGAGCCCACCCGGATCAGCGTCGACAACCCCAGTTTCCGGGTGCGGCTCGGGCCCTCGTCCCGCCGGGCGCTCGCCGCGGCGGGCGCGTCGGCGTACGGGGGCGGCGGGCTTGCGCCGGCCCTGGTGGGTGCGGGTGTGGGCGCGGCCGCCGGGGGCGTGGGCGCGGCTGCCGGCGCGGGGCGGCGGCGGGTGCCCGTGGTATGGACGGGGCGCGTCGACGACACCGCCGCGGGGCGGCTGTTGCAGGCCATCCCCCGGGGCGACGCCGGCCGGCAGTCGGTGCCCGGCGCCGACGCGACGTCGACGCAGCTCCTGCCCCGCATCGACGACGCGACGCAGGTGTTCCCGCCCGTCGAGGACGACGCCACCCAGCGCCTGCCCCGCATCGACGGCTCGGGCACCCCGCTCGTCCGCCCGCGCCTGCCGGGGGACGCCACGCAGGTGCTCCCGCGCGTCCCGCAGTACGCCGGTCCCTACGGGCCGGGAGCGCCCGGGGCGTACGGGCCGGGGGACGGTCCGTACGACGACGGGCGGGGCGGCGACGACACACCGCACGACCTGTACGCCGAGCCGGGCGGCCCCGACGCCGGCCCCGGCGGCGGCCGGGACGCCGGCCGCACCCGGCGCCACGGCGCCGACCCCGTGCGGCACGCCTACTACCCCGGTCGCCGGATGAACCTCGGCGTCGTCCTGCTGCCCCTGCGCATCGTCCTCGGCCTCGTCTCCCTCTACGCCGGCATGGGCAAGCTCAGCGACCCGCTCTTCTTCGACGGCGGCGAGCACGGCTCGATGCGGAGCTGGCTGGACCGGATGGACCCGTGGTTCGTCGCCGAGCCGCTGTACGCTTTCGGGCTCGCGCACCCCGTCGGCACCGGGCTGACGGTCGCGTTCCTCCAGATCATCGTCGGCGTGCTGACGATCTGCGGGCTCTGGCAGCGGCTCGCGGCCGCCGTCGGCGGGCTGCTCGCGCTCGGGCTGCTGGTGACGGTGGCATGGCAGACCTCGTCCGCGTACGACGCGACGGACGCCCTGTTCCTCGCCGCCTGGTCCCCCCTCGTGATCGCCGGCGCGCCCGTCTACTCCCTCGACGCGCGCCTCGCCGGCGAGGCGTGGCGGACGCTGGGGCCGCGCTCGGAGCTCTGGGAGCTGCGCCGCCGGGTGCTGCGCCGCGGGACGGTGCTGGCCACGGTGATCGTGGGGCTCGCGCTGCTCATCGGGTCGATGCTGGGTGCCGCGGTGCGGTCGTCGACCACGGTACGGGTGCCGGGCCCCGACGAGCCGCCCGTCAACCACCTGCCGGGTACCCCGCTGCCGGCCACGCCCGGCGGCAAGGCCCGGGGCGGCGACGCGGGCTCGGCGACTCCGTCGCGGGACGGCTCCGCGGAGCCGGGCGGCGCGGCGTCCTCCCCCGGCGCGGGTGCCGCGACGGGTACGGAGGCGGGTCCGGCCACGGAGTCGGGCAGCGTGCCCCCGGAGCAGCAGCCCGCGGCTCCGCCGGCTTCGCAGCAGGCGCCGCCGCCCCCGTCCGCCGAGAACCCGCCGCCGCCCTCCGACACCGGGTCCGGCACGGACCCGGGGGCGGGCGCGGGCCGCGCGGAGTCGGGTGCCGACGGTGCGGGGAGCACGGGCGGCGGCGGTCCGTCGGGCGGTGGCCCGTCGGGCGAGGGCGAGAAGGAGAAGCCGCGAGGGCTGGTCGGCGGACTGCTGGGCTAG
- a CDS encoding nucleotidyltransferase family protein: protein MTAAAAALPTQAVVLAGGQGSRLRPYTDDRPKPMVEIPGTGVPIIGHQLAWLAAEGVTDAVVSCGHLAEVLQEWLDATELPLKVSCVVEKEPLGRGGGLKFAAASLPRPDEPWYATNGDIWTRFSLPAMAAFHQERGADATLALARPHMPWGAVETDQFGHVIDFIEAPPSPYLINAGVYVFSAAFRDLLPERGDHERATFPRLARQRRLAGFPLPQGAYWRAIDTAKDLTEAAKELRRG, encoded by the coding sequence ATGACCGCAGCCGCAGCAGCACTACCCACTCAAGCCGTGGTCCTTGCCGGGGGGCAGGGGTCACGGCTTCGTCCGTACACGGACGACCGCCCCAAGCCGATGGTCGAGATCCCCGGCACCGGCGTGCCCATCATCGGGCACCAACTGGCGTGGCTGGCGGCGGAGGGCGTCACCGACGCGGTGGTGTCGTGCGGGCACCTCGCCGAGGTGCTGCAGGAGTGGCTGGACGCCACGGAGCTGCCGCTGAAGGTGAGCTGCGTGGTCGAGAAGGAGCCGCTGGGGCGGGGCGGCGGGCTGAAGTTCGCGGCGGCGTCGCTGCCGCGGCCCGACGAGCCGTGGTATGCGACGAACGGCGACATCTGGACCCGGTTCTCGCTGCCCGCGATGGCCGCGTTCCACCAGGAGCGGGGCGCGGACGCGACGCTGGCGCTGGCGCGGCCGCACATGCCGTGGGGCGCGGTGGAGACGGACCAGTTCGGGCACGTCATCGACTTCATCGAGGCGCCGCCGTCGCCGTATCTGATCAACGCGGGGGTGTACGTCTTCTCCGCCGCCTTCCGCGACCTGCTGCCGGAGCGCGGCGACCACGAGCGCGCGACGTTCCCGAGGCTGGCGCGGCAGCGGCGGCTGGCGGGCTTCCCGCTGCCGCAGGGGGCGTACTGGCGGGCCATCGACACGGCGAAGGACCTCACGGAGGCGGCGAAGGAACTGCGCCGGGGATGA
- the ugpC gene encoding sn-glycerol-3-phosphate ABC transporter ATP-binding protein UgpC, whose translation MATVSFDKATRIYPGSEKPAVSDLEISIEDGEFLVLVGPSGCGKSTSLRMLAGLEDVNSGTIHIGDRDVTHLPPKDRDIAMVFQNYALYPHMTVADNMGFALKIAGVPKTEIRQKVEDAAKILDLTEYLGRKPKALSGGQRQRVAMGRAIVREPQVFLMDEPLSNLDAKLRVQTRTQIAGLQRRLGVTTVYVTHDQVEAMTMGDRVAVLKDGLLQQVATPREMYDKPENLFVAGFIGSPAMNLVEVPITDGGVKFGNSVVPVSREALAAATEKGDRTVTVGVRPEHFDIANGDTPADKTLSKEADSAPAGLPVTVNVVEELGADAYVYGSANVGGEDKDLVVRVSGRAVPDKGATLHIVPRSGETHVFSTSSGERLSD comes from the coding sequence ATGGCAACCGTTTCGTTCGACAAGGCCACCCGGATCTACCCGGGCTCCGAGAAGCCCGCGGTCAGCGACCTGGAGATCTCCATCGAGGACGGCGAGTTCCTCGTCCTCGTCGGCCCGTCCGGCTGTGGCAAGTCGACCTCCCTGCGCATGCTCGCGGGTCTGGAGGACGTGAACTCCGGCACGATCCACATCGGCGACCGTGACGTCACCCACCTGCCCCCGAAGGACCGGGACATCGCCATGGTGTTCCAGAACTACGCGCTCTACCCGCACATGACCGTCGCCGACAACATGGGCTTCGCGCTCAAGATCGCCGGCGTGCCGAAGACCGAGATCCGGCAGAAGGTGGAGGACGCCGCCAAGATCCTCGACCTCACCGAGTACCTCGGCCGCAAGCCGAAGGCCCTCTCCGGCGGTCAGCGGCAGCGTGTCGCGATGGGCCGCGCGATCGTCCGTGAGCCGCAGGTGTTCCTCATGGACGAGCCGCTGTCGAACCTCGACGCCAAGCTCCGCGTCCAGACCCGTACGCAGATCGCCGGCCTGCAGCGGCGCCTCGGCGTCACCACCGTGTACGTCACCCACGACCAGGTCGAGGCCATGACCATGGGTGACCGGGTGGCCGTGCTCAAGGACGGCCTGCTCCAGCAGGTCGCCACGCCGCGCGAGATGTACGACAAGCCGGAGAACCTCTTCGTCGCGGGCTTCATCGGCTCCCCGGCGATGAACCTCGTCGAGGTCCCGATCACCGACGGCGGCGTCAAGTTCGGCAACAGCGTCGTGCCCGTCAGCCGCGAGGCCCTCGCCGCCGCGACCGAGAAGGGCGACCGCACCGTCACGGTCGGCGTCCGGCCCGAGCACTTCGACATCGCCAACGGCGACACCCCCGCGGACAAGACCCTGTCGAAGGAGGCGGACAGCGCCCCCGCCGGTCTGCCCGTCACCGTCAACGTCGTCGAGGAACTGGGCGCCGACGCCTACGTCTACGGCTCCGCGAACGTCGGTGGCGAGGACAAGGACCTGGTCGTCCGCGTCTCCGGCCGCGCCGTGCCGGACAAGGGCGCCACGCTGCACATCGTCCCGCGCTCCGGCGAGACGCACGTGTTCTCCACCTCCTCCGGCGAGCGGCTCAGCGACTGA
- a CDS encoding tyrosine-type recombinase/integrase, whose protein sequence is MSPRNPNMTSSVYLGSDGWWHGRVTMGVKDDGSPDRRHRRARTEKEVRRKVRELERLRDGGRAPKAGRVPTVEQWMETYLTTIASLKLRPRSLDDYWSKTRNDIVPGVGRHRLDKLAPEHLEKMYAAMLAEGHAPSHVLKVHRILSRALKIAHRRRIIVENVATLVDPPTVEETEAHPFTTEEAKAFLEAAAKRPTFLRWCVGVGMGLRQGETLGWRWPYVDLENELFHPQWQLQRLNWRHGCEDPHACGARLHRFESCPENCTRHKSYKRGCPKPCPKGCTRHASTCPQREEGGLVFTRPKTKKSTNPVPIPPPFIPYLREHKERQNAMRAAAGELWQEHDAVFTRPDGRPLDPRADWEEFKELLAEAGIDDRRLYDGSRHTAGTILNELGVDMPTIMEILRHTQITQTRRYVKGRSHLSKDAMRRMGDAFMPRSETRTETTTETRNTRAARARRRRRIR, encoded by the coding sequence ATGAGCCCTCGCAATCCCAACATGACTTCATCCGTCTATCTCGGCAGTGACGGGTGGTGGCACGGCCGCGTCACGATGGGCGTGAAGGACGATGGCAGCCCCGACCGCCGGCACCGCCGCGCCCGCACCGAGAAGGAGGTGCGCCGCAAGGTCAGAGAGCTGGAACGGCTCCGTGACGGCGGCCGGGCGCCCAAGGCCGGACGGGTGCCGACCGTGGAGCAGTGGATGGAGACCTACCTCACCACCATCGCGAGCCTGAAACTCCGGCCCCGCTCCCTGGACGACTACTGGTCCAAGACTCGCAACGACATCGTTCCCGGAGTTGGCAGGCACCGCCTGGACAAGCTCGCCCCCGAGCATCTGGAGAAGATGTACGCCGCCATGCTCGCCGAGGGGCACGCGCCGTCCCATGTGCTCAAGGTGCACCGCATCTTGTCCCGCGCTCTGAAGATTGCCCACCGCCGCCGCATCATCGTGGAGAACGTCGCCACGCTCGTGGACCCACCCACCGTGGAGGAGACCGAAGCGCATCCCTTCACCACCGAGGAAGCCAAGGCGTTCCTCGAAGCAGCGGCGAAGCGGCCCACCTTCCTGCGGTGGTGCGTCGGGGTCGGGATGGGGTTACGGCAAGGCGAGACGTTGGGTTGGCGGTGGCCGTACGTGGACCTGGAAAACGAGCTGTTCCACCCGCAATGGCAGCTTCAGCGACTCAATTGGCGTCACGGCTGCGAAGACCCTCATGCCTGCGGAGCCCGGCTGCACCGCTTCGAGTCATGCCCTGAGAACTGCACACGCCACAAGTCGTACAAGCGTGGTTGCCCTAAGCCGTGTCCGAAGGGCTGCACACGGCACGCGAGCACGTGCCCGCAGCGTGAAGAAGGCGGGCTGGTCTTCACTCGCCCCAAGACGAAGAAGAGCACGAACCCCGTGCCCATCCCGCCGCCGTTCATCCCCTACCTCCGCGAGCACAAGGAACGGCAGAACGCGATGCGGGCCGCCGCGGGCGAGCTGTGGCAGGAGCACGACGCGGTATTCACACGGCCGGACGGGCGTCCGCTGGACCCGCGGGCGGACTGGGAGGAATTCAAGGAGCTGCTTGCCGAAGCGGGCATCGACGACCGGCGCCTCTACGACGGCAGCCGCCACACGGCCGGCACCATCCTGAACGAGCTGGGGGTGGACATGCCCACGATCATGGAGATCCTCCGGCACACACAGATCACCCAGACCCGGCGGTACGTGAAGGGTCGGTCGCACCTGTCGAAGGACGCCATGCGGCGCATGGGCGACGCCTTCATGCCCCGCTCTGAGACCCGTACTGAGACCACGACTGAGACCAGGAACACGCGGGCGGCCCGCGCCCGCCGCCGACGCCGCATCCGATAG
- a CDS encoding helix-turn-helix domain-containing protein, with protein MSTTAPAADRLLYTPEEAAAALAIGRSTLYELMAAGAVKYIKLGRCRRIRRSDLETYVAHLVPLSS; from the coding sequence ATGAGCACGACCGCCCCTGCTGCTGACCGGCTCCTCTACACCCCCGAGGAAGCTGCCGCCGCGCTTGCTATCGGCCGCTCAACGCTCTACGAGCTGATGGCCGCGGGCGCCGTGAAGTACATCAAGCTGGGCCGCTGCCGCCGAATCCGTCGTTCGGATCTCGAAACCTACGTGGCACATCTCGTCCCGCTTTCTAGCTGA
- a CDS encoding DUF3631 domain-containing protein: MSTLDGAALLDEVEAFHRRFNIFPLDAAYVAVTLWDAHAHLLDCFDSTPRLAFLSPEPGSGKSRALEIVETLVPQPMVAVNASASALFRAVGGMEGRPTILFDEIDTVFGPKAGDNEQLRGFLNAGHRRSGVMWRCVGDGANQQVQEFPSYCAVAVAGLGSLPDTILTRSVIIRMRRRAPNEHVQPFRQRIHEKQGHALRDRLAAWAETVRERVDGVFPELPEGITDRPADVWEPLLAVADAAGRDWPKRARTACVELVAAAQSSDKGSIGIRLLTDLRDYVFSGIDRLPTVAILDRLHSLEEAPWADMSGKPLNARGLSRMLREYMTAENAPIAARNIKTSGSVMKGYYAADLRDAWERYCPPPPENPLLPLPPLPRRSEP; the protein is encoded by the coding sequence ATGAGCACCCTCGACGGAGCCGCCTTGCTCGATGAGGTGGAAGCCTTCCATCGTCGCTTCAACATCTTCCCCCTCGACGCCGCATACGTCGCCGTCACGTTGTGGGACGCACATGCGCACCTGCTGGATTGCTTCGACTCCACTCCCCGGCTGGCGTTCCTCTCCCCCGAGCCCGGCTCGGGGAAGTCGCGAGCGCTGGAGATCGTAGAGACCCTGGTGCCGCAGCCGATGGTGGCGGTCAACGCCTCCGCCTCCGCGCTGTTCCGTGCCGTAGGTGGCATGGAGGGGCGCCCCACGATCCTGTTCGATGAGATTGACACCGTCTTCGGTCCCAAGGCCGGGGACAACGAACAGCTTCGCGGCTTCCTCAACGCCGGCCACCGCCGTTCGGGTGTGATGTGGCGCTGCGTCGGCGACGGAGCCAACCAGCAGGTGCAGGAGTTTCCCTCCTACTGCGCAGTAGCCGTCGCCGGACTCGGCTCCCTGCCGGACACGATCCTGACCCGCTCGGTCATCATCCGCATGCGCCGCCGCGCCCCGAACGAGCACGTGCAGCCCTTCCGCCAGCGCATCCACGAGAAGCAAGGGCACGCGCTCAGGGACCGGCTCGCCGCATGGGCTGAGACGGTACGCGAGCGAGTCGACGGCGTCTTTCCGGAGCTTCCGGAGGGCATCACCGACCGGCCCGCGGACGTGTGGGAACCCCTGCTCGCCGTGGCGGACGCGGCAGGCCGTGACTGGCCCAAGCGGGCCCGCACCGCCTGCGTGGAACTGGTGGCCGCAGCCCAGAGCAGCGACAAGGGCAGCATCGGAATCCGGCTGCTCACCGACCTGCGGGACTACGTGTTCAGCGGCATCGACCGCTTGCCCACCGTGGCCATTCTCGACCGGCTGCACAGCCTCGAAGAGGCGCCGTGGGCGGACATGAGCGGCAAGCCGCTGAATGCCCGCGGGCTGTCGCGGATGCTGCGGGAGTACATGACCGCGGAGAACGCCCCGATTGCCGCCCGCAACATCAAAACCAGCGGAAGCGTGATGAAGGGCTACTACGCCGCGGACCTCCGGGACGCCTGGGAGCGGTACTGCCCCCCGCCCCCTGAGAATCCGCTACTTCCGCTACCTCCGCTACCGCGCAGGTCAGAGCCCTAG
- a CDS encoding bifunctional DNA primase/polymerase encodes MPHEASPALLRAALAAAARGWPVFPLRPQAKRPALHGERACPRAGQCAAGHRKWEQRATTDPDRIRVAWACGPFNVGIATGPAGLVVVDLDVSKDRRDPPDGAASFLALCERAGQPVPATYRVRTPSGGTHLYFTSPPGTRLTNSAGTLAPLVDTRAWGGYVVAAGSLRGGTAYQATSPAPVTPLPSWLLSALRPVPEPSTAPTIAPPRNATRRAQVAFEREQAAITAAPVGARERTLFIAARAMGRFIAWGDLTRHQVEEAFQAAGEAAGLKPYECRSTLRSALDWSIRNARPREAA; translated from the coding sequence ATGCCGCATGAGGCATCACCCGCGCTGCTGCGCGCCGCACTGGCCGCAGCCGCTCGCGGCTGGCCCGTCTTCCCGCTCCGCCCCCAGGCGAAGCGGCCCGCGCTGCACGGCGAGCGCGCGTGCCCCCGTGCGGGGCAGTGCGCCGCCGGGCACCGCAAGTGGGAACAGCGCGCCACCACCGACCCCGACCGCATCCGCGTCGCATGGGCATGCGGCCCGTTCAACGTCGGCATCGCCACCGGCCCGGCCGGGCTCGTCGTGGTCGACCTGGACGTGTCGAAGGACAGGAGGGACCCGCCTGACGGCGCGGCGTCCTTCCTGGCGCTCTGCGAGCGCGCCGGACAGCCGGTGCCAGCCACGTACAGGGTGCGGACGCCCAGCGGCGGCACGCACCTGTACTTCACCTCCCCGCCCGGCACCCGCCTGACCAACAGCGCGGGCACCCTCGCGCCACTGGTCGATACCCGGGCGTGGGGCGGGTACGTCGTCGCCGCCGGCAGCCTTCGGGGCGGCACCGCCTACCAGGCGACCAGTCCGGCGCCGGTAACGCCGCTGCCGTCGTGGCTGCTGTCCGCGCTGCGGCCGGTACCGGAGCCCTCCACCGCACCGACAATCGCGCCACCGCGCAACGCAACCCGCCGCGCTCAGGTGGCGTTCGAGCGCGAGCAGGCCGCGATTACGGCCGCACCCGTGGGCGCACGGGAACGGACGCTGTTCATCGCCGCACGCGCTATGGGCCGCTTCATCGCCTGGGGCGACCTCACCCGGCACCAGGTCGAGGAGGCGTTTCAGGCGGCGGGGGAGGCGGCGGGGCTCAAGCCGTACGAGTGCCGTTCCACCTTGCGCAGCGCCCTGGATTGGTCCATCCGCAACGCTCGGCCCCGGGAGGCGGCATGA
- the ssb gene encoding single-stranded DNA-binding protein: MSFGETPITITGNLTADPEVKFTGNGHALAKFTVASTPRVFDRESNQWKDGTATFFRCAAWRSLAEHVADSLTKGTRVVLSGRIRQHNWETDQGEKRSMLAVEVDDIGASLRFTTVTINGRNVVKPNATDDPWATNADGKSGDEPPF, translated from the coding sequence ATGTCGTTCGGAGAGACCCCGATCACCATCACCGGCAACCTGACCGCCGACCCTGAGGTGAAGTTCACCGGCAACGGGCACGCGCTGGCGAAGTTCACCGTGGCCTCTACCCCGCGGGTATTCGACCGCGAGAGCAACCAGTGGAAGGACGGCACCGCCACCTTCTTCCGCTGCGCCGCCTGGCGCTCGCTGGCCGAACACGTCGCGGACAGCCTGACCAAGGGCACGCGCGTGGTGCTGTCCGGCCGGATCCGGCAGCACAACTGGGAGACCGACCAGGGCGAGAAGCGCTCCATGCTCGCGGTCGAGGTGGACGACATCGGCGCGTCGCTGCGCTTCACCACCGTCACCATCAACGGCAGGAACGTCGTCAAGCCGAACGCGACCGACGACCCGTGGGCCACGAACGCCGACGGGAAGTCCGGCGACGAGCCGCCGTTCTAG